One Fuerstiella marisgermanici DNA window includes the following coding sequences:
- a CDS encoding vWA domain-containing protein: MTLLNASILGGLLLAGLPVLLHLIMRAKPKRIEFPALRLLQSRQTSNSRRMRLRHILLLVLRAIVIAIAVLALTRPTLPAARYGLRWYEWLTLIGVVIACAMVYRWRSTTAAKQQPAEHLLRERRGRLRAFTVLAGLVAACVFVGVPWGLRVQGEITGPRSSISPDVPVAAVFVFDNSQSMTYKHESLTRLDQAKQLALDHLTVLPPESSVAITTLSPDSEVVFQADLAGARSRIEDLKTHAVTRSLNVTIRDSINAQVSDRERVQAERASADAFAREIYVLTDLSEAAWNEPDESGIRDLLVQHDWLHVYLIDVSVSNPINRSLGQLRLDRDATVTGQPVQVSVSVSATPAASAEAIVELFTLDREGNEIRGGGAGGNALNTVRFDGGSPPTATFSVRGLEGAKFQQGFIRLTTPDPMPVDDVRYFVFGVQSVPKVLLVGDREIDTWLFRNALQPVEFEALGELRFDCTSVTGAEFRREQLRAYDVVCVLNWTRPPPGVWSDLYRFVNEGGSLFVAAGGERLLDAGHWSTVDAQLVLPGVPLTALPFRPESSQLNLVAESNPIVQSFLNDPSAMTELAWARFSKSWTVDIAKDARVLMSYNDRTARPALLERNVGRGRVLMFTSAVDNNQDGWNTGLVTDDSWAFLMLVDEMMQYLTGAADAVRNFTVGEPVEIQVPESERFSQYGLTRPRFRFTPGTLPFDQSSVLLTDINEAGHYQLRATDDGNSFTTDFAANNIDAESNLTRMSIESLNNILGEGRYARVNNPEELDRAVNIGRLGIEVFPVLMGLLIVLFAAEHLMANFFYDEVDTQPQAMAGATE; this comes from the coding sequence ATGACACTACTTAACGCATCCATCCTTGGCGGTCTGCTGCTGGCCGGGCTTCCCGTCCTGTTGCATTTGATCATGCGCGCCAAGCCGAAGCGGATTGAATTCCCGGCGCTACGACTGTTGCAAAGTCGGCAGACGTCGAACAGTCGCCGCATGCGGCTAAGACACATTTTGCTGCTGGTGCTGCGAGCCATCGTGATAGCGATCGCCGTTCTGGCACTCACGCGACCAACGCTTCCGGCGGCTCGCTACGGCCTGCGTTGGTATGAATGGCTGACATTAATTGGAGTCGTCATCGCTTGTGCGATGGTGTACCGCTGGCGTTCGACGACGGCAGCAAAACAGCAGCCCGCCGAACATCTGCTGCGCGAACGTCGTGGACGGCTGCGTGCATTCACGGTTCTGGCCGGTCTTGTGGCTGCCTGTGTGTTCGTCGGCGTGCCCTGGGGACTGCGAGTGCAGGGCGAAATCACAGGGCCGCGCAGCTCGATATCGCCCGACGTCCCCGTGGCTGCCGTGTTTGTCTTCGACAACAGTCAAAGCATGACTTACAAGCACGAAAGTCTGACTCGCCTTGATCAGGCAAAGCAACTCGCCCTCGATCACCTCACCGTGCTGCCTCCGGAAAGCAGCGTGGCCATCACAACGCTTAGTCCGGATTCCGAAGTCGTCTTCCAGGCAGACCTCGCCGGCGCGCGATCTCGAATTGAAGACCTGAAGACGCATGCGGTCACTCGTTCGCTGAACGTCACAATCCGCGATTCGATTAACGCTCAAGTATCCGATCGCGAACGAGTGCAGGCCGAACGAGCTTCAGCCGATGCGTTTGCTCGGGAAATCTACGTGCTGACCGACCTTTCAGAAGCAGCGTGGAACGAACCGGACGAATCCGGCATCCGAGATCTTCTGGTGCAGCACGATTGGCTGCATGTGTATTTGATCGATGTCAGCGTGTCGAATCCGATCAATCGCTCGCTCGGCCAACTGCGACTTGATCGCGATGCCACCGTCACGGGACAGCCAGTGCAGGTATCGGTCTCAGTTTCGGCCACACCAGCCGCCTCGGCCGAAGCGATTGTCGAGCTATTTACTTTGGACCGCGAAGGAAATGAAATCCGTGGCGGAGGTGCGGGCGGCAATGCGTTAAACACCGTTCGGTTTGACGGCGGCAGTCCTCCCACAGCCACCTTTTCTGTTCGCGGGCTTGAAGGAGCAAAGTTTCAGCAGGGTTTTATCCGGCTGACCACTCCGGACCCGATGCCGGTAGATGACGTTCGCTACTTTGTGTTTGGTGTGCAGAGTGTCCCAAAAGTTCTGCTGGTTGGTGATCGAGAAATTGACACATGGCTGTTCCGCAACGCACTACAGCCGGTGGAATTCGAAGCACTGGGTGAACTCAGATTTGACTGCACGTCAGTGACGGGGGCAGAATTCCGTCGCGAACAACTTCGTGCATACGACGTCGTGTGCGTGCTGAACTGGACGCGACCGCCACCGGGCGTCTGGTCGGATTTATATCGCTTTGTTAACGAAGGCGGATCGCTGTTTGTGGCAGCGGGTGGCGAACGCCTGCTGGATGCCGGCCACTGGAGTACCGTGGATGCTCAACTGGTTTTGCCCGGCGTGCCGCTGACCGCGCTGCCGTTTCGGCCGGAATCCAGTCAGCTAAATCTGGTCGCGGAGAGCAACCCGATTGTTCAAAGTTTTCTGAACGACCCAAGTGCGATGACAGAACTGGCGTGGGCCAGATTCAGCAAAAGCTGGACGGTTGATATCGCGAAGGATGCTCGCGTGTTGATGTCGTACAACGACCGGACAGCTCGGCCCGCATTGCTGGAACGCAACGTTGGCCGCGGTCGAGTCCTGATGTTCACATCTGCCGTCGACAACAATCAAGACGGCTGGAACACCGGATTGGTGACTGACGATTCGTGGGCGTTTCTAATGCTTGTTGACGAAATGATGCAATATCTGACCGGGGCCGCCGACGCTGTGAGAAACTTCACCGTGGGTGAACCGGTGGAAATTCAAGTGCCCGAATCGGAGCGGTTCAGCCAGTATGGACTCACGCGACCTCGATTTCGCTTCACGCCCGGAACGTTGCCGTTCGACCAGTCGTCTGTGTTGCTGACGGACATCAATGAGGCGGGACACTACCAGCTTCGAGCGACCGACGACGGCAACTCATTCACCACAGATTTCGCGGCCAATAATATCGATGCCGAAAGCAACCTGACTCGCATGAGCATCGAGAGTCTGAACAATATTTTGGGCGAAGGCCGTTATGCACGCGTCAATAATCCGGAAGAACTGGATCGAGCGGTCAACATCGGCCGGCTCGGGATTGAGGTTTTTCCCGTGCTGATGGGGCTACTGATCGTGCTGTTCGCTGCGGAACACCTCATGGCCAACTTCTTCTACGACGAAGTGGATACGCAACCACAGGCGATGGCTGGGGCGACCGAGTGA
- a CDS encoding ribonuclease D: MTVDLISHPEEFADLCNHIRESGVVAFDTEFVSESTYRPELGLLQFATDTRSAAVDPLAVGDLSAWWDIMADDQTTVIVHGGQAEIRFCLHLIGRPPRDLFDIQIAEGFRGRSYPLSYAAIVQRVLNQQVDGSQTRTDWLRRPLSSDQLTYALEDVEHVMEIWRTQTDWLQQRDRLSWALAEMQRMIDDIVADDAMPPWQRLSGAHKLSRRELAVLQKLAAWREQEAAFRNRPTRRILRDDLLIDLAKRKPKTVQQALATRDMNRPEYKRRLPDVVEVIAEALQLPDDELPVKPRSRRQESTSDEQVISKLLSLSLSNRCAELDISQTLVANNKDLTELVRYHRFANRKNGVPRILDGWRSDVCGQLLLDVMDGRVGFRVAPADAATPLEFHYDDK, translated from the coding sequence ATGACCGTTGACCTGATTTCTCACCCGGAAGAGTTCGCTGATCTCTGCAATCACATTCGCGAATCCGGTGTGGTGGCTTTTGATACGGAATTCGTTTCCGAAAGCACATATCGCCCCGAACTGGGCCTGTTACAGTTTGCCACCGATACTCGCAGTGCCGCAGTCGATCCGCTGGCAGTTGGCGATTTGTCCGCGTGGTGGGACATCATGGCTGACGACCAGACAACCGTCATCGTGCACGGCGGTCAGGCAGAGATTCGCTTTTGCCTGCACCTGATCGGCCGTCCGCCACGCGACCTGTTCGACATTCAGATTGCGGAAGGCTTTCGCGGTCGAAGTTATCCATTGTCCTACGCGGCCATCGTGCAACGCGTGCTGAATCAGCAGGTCGACGGCAGCCAAACCCGCACCGACTGGCTAAGACGCCCCCTGTCCAGCGATCAGCTGACGTACGCATTGGAAGACGTCGAACACGTCATGGAAATCTGGCGGACTCAGACAGACTGGCTGCAGCAGCGTGACCGGCTTTCCTGGGCTCTGGCAGAAATGCAGCGAATGATTGACGACATTGTGGCCGACGACGCCATGCCCCCGTGGCAACGCCTGTCGGGAGCTCACAAGTTATCGCGCCGTGAACTGGCTGTTTTGCAGAAGCTTGCTGCGTGGCGAGAACAGGAAGCGGCGTTCCGCAACCGGCCGACGCGACGGATTCTGCGAGACGACCTGCTGATCGATCTGGCCAAACGCAAACCCAAAACCGTGCAACAGGCTCTGGCGACGCGAGACATGAATCGCCCGGAATACAAACGGCGACTTCCCGATGTGGTGGAAGTCATTGCCGAGGCGCTCCAACTTCCTGACGATGAGTTGCCAGTGAAGCCACGCAGCCGGCGTCAGGAATCAACATCCGACGAACAGGTGATTTCGAAACTGCTGTCCCTGTCGCTGTCGAACCGGTGTGCCGAGCTGGATATTTCGCAGACGCTGGTGGCCAACAACAAAGACCTGACGGAATTGGTGCGTTACCACCGTTTTGCAAATCGCAAGAACGGAGTACCTCGCATTTTGGATGGCTGGCGTTCAGATGTCTGCGGCCAACTGCTGCTGGACGTGATGGATGGCCGAGTCGGCTTCCGTGTTGCTCCGGCCGACGCTGCCACACCGTTGGAATTCCACTACGACGACAAGTAA